Genomic window (Zingiber officinale cultivar Zhangliang chromosome 2B, Zo_v1.1, whole genome shotgun sequence):
TGTCAAACAAAGTTATTCGTAAGTTAAATTATGGGTTCGACCGGATCAACAAATAATTCATTGTAAAGATGAGTGCGCACCAGACCACTAATTGCTTGGAGTACAGTTTCCATTGGAAGGAACACAAGCACCAGAGCGCATGCCAATAAAATCTCCCAATAACGAAGTTGAATTTGACCTCCAAAACCTTCACAGACTAGAATTGCCATTCCGATCATTGGGAAAAATATGATGTAAAACCACCATCGAGGAACAGATTCATAGTTTTGCTTCATTAGCCTTGAATGCACATCTTGCTCGTCATCTTTATATGCCTTCTTAAACTGCTGCCAAAGTGACCTGCAGATAGATCACTGAACCAATTAATCTAATTAAGATTATGCATACATCAACTACGTACAATGTTACAAAATGAGTACATACCTCCCATTAAAAAGAGCAATCTGAGAAATAGAGGATGTGTACTGAGCGAAACTAAACCCGTAACTATAAATTAGTGACGTAGTGAAGTATACCTTTGAGTATTTATCATAGGCTTCTTGATTTAACGAGAGAGTATTTGAATCTAGAATTCTAGAGATATTGTATTTGTGGCCGGTAGAATCATAGATATTGGTCGAAACCATTGGAAATTTCCTTGCCTCAAATGCATTACTCCAATAAGAGAAGGGTAAGATAATGTATGCAACTACAATATATCCAAACAACATATTGAATATCACAAATGAAGGAACGACCAAAGGACTTCCTATGAAACTTGTCGTCATCATCCAATCGAGTGAAAATGATCCAATGCCTAGCCCATTCATCCCGGAGCCAATTTGTTGTGCAGTGATCGAATCCTTCCATATCCAACACACAAATGAGAGAGCAGAAATAGACGGGAAGAAATAAAAAGGGATGATATTATAAGCGAAAATAGCAGCAGTGGCAATACAAAAGAATTGATAACGTGATAACCCTCCCTTAGGCCTCTTATCCTGCTCATGTAATGCCctgataaatataaataaaaaattacacaTCGTTTTTATTTCATCCTATGTTTTATAATTCATtaggaaaaataaattaattaacataCCTGTAGAACGAGATATTGGCAATTACATTGGGCCACCACATATATGCTGAATCCACAAAAACTTTTAGAAACAAACCAGCAAATCCGAAACCTAAAAACTGCATAAATTGAGTGTAAAATATACGATCACTTctcttcttttatatatatatatatatatatatatgataacaaACTTGGTACCTGAGTTGATATAACCAAGAGTAAAGCGGGCAAAATATGAATTTCTCTATGGTAAAAGATCTTAGCTATGCTAATGTTGAGAAATCCTGAGCTGCCTATTGAATTGACAAATATGGACATGGTGATATGTTCTTTGACGTTGAAAGAGCATGGATTCAGCGAAAAACTCCATCTTGTACCCGGAATCCTAACAACTTTATTTGGCAAAACCTTGGCCAACATATTACCTCCACTGAACATGAAGATGTCGAAACAAACTGATGATATGTAAACGAATGGCTGCCTGAAATAACCAATTCGAACCAACACCGACTGCAAGATGCAAAGTGGAACACCGAGAATCCACATACGAAATGTTAACACCTGCAACGTTGGATCATCTATGGGAGGAACTGTTAGTCGCACTTGTTCGATCGGCGAGTCATCCTCCATTTTCCTATCACCTTGCAAATACTTGACACACTTAAATATTCATGAAAAATGGATTAATCGATACAAGAAAAAGTTATAGGAAATAAtttgttgaaaattttacttCTAAAATGTTAATGTGAGTGATTGATAAAAGTCACGAAGGAAAGAGATTAACGccctttatttaattttaaaagtcaCGAAGGAAAGATATTAACGccctttatttaattttaaaagtcaCGAAGGAAAGATATTAACGccctttatttaattttaaaagtcaCGAAGGAAAGAGATTAACGCCTTTAATTTTCTTCCATTAAAGTTTTCATGATCATATATGCAAAATTTTAACCTTTTAAATGTCTCTGTCAGATATAATTATTCCTATTATATGAGTTTATTTTGTAAGTTGTACATTACGATCTGAactctttaaagtgatctaacttatgtctaaTGAATTTTGGATAATTGGATAtggatctcatatgtgtagaacttatagtcccgcatctattatcatttatgggctgataatagatgtaCATTATATAATGGGTTGTTCTCAGAGGATTAGAGTAATCTTGAGACGTCTCTTTGTTCCCTATTGACAAAGAAAATTCGGCGTCATCAACCTAACTCCTTCGGAAGACTTACCTTTCgatatgactcttcaatcaggttctttatcattatgtttatgtattatttACTTTTTCTTATATCATGTTCTCGATAaaacgaagatccatgctcatatgttcttgttTTTCCTATACAAATTC
Coding sequences:
- the LOC122048121 gene encoding oligopeptide transporter 5-like, which codes for MASHQDEDYDSSSAEMSIESIDEGGATSKESNSLGGNMDNDIDKCVKYLQGDRKMEDDSPIEQVRLTVPPIDDPTLQSVLVRIGYFRQPFVYISSVCFDIFMFSGGNMLAKVLPNKVVRIPGSSGFLNISIAKIFYHREIHILPALLLVISTQFLGFGFAGLFLKVFVDSAYMWWPNVIANISFYRSLWQQFKKAYKDDEQDVHSRLMKQNYESVPRWWFYIIFFPMIGMAILVCEGFGGQIQLRYWEILLACALVLVFLPMETVLQAISGLGFSLDLLLETIIGYMNPGKPIANLAFKLYASEAHLLASSVIYNFKLSHYAKIPPKILFHIMILSTVISCFTDFGVAWWILHSIDNICQPELLPKGSPWTCPTERVTYISGVTWGLVGPSKMFYPNDIYGVNWWGIELGDHCPLAKCPTIADIIVEATVFGKIFISP